Below is a genomic region from Miniphocaeibacter halophilus.
TCCATTAGAATAGCCTTTGCTTTTTCATACTGTTCTTTAATTAATCTTACTACCATTTTATCTACTTCTTTTTGGGTCTCCGGAGAAGATGCTAGTGACGTATCTCCACCTAAATATTGGTTAGTAACCGTTTCAAAAGCTACCATTCCAAATTCTTCACTCATACCAAATCTTGTAATCATTGCTCTAGCTAATTTAGTCGCTTGCTCAATATCATTAGAAGCTCCTGTAGTAATAGTATTAAATACTATTTCCTCTGCTGCCCTACCTCCAACTAAGGTTGTAATTTTATTTTCCAATTCTTCTTTAGAAAGTAGGTTTTTATCAGTTTCTTCAACCTGCATCGTATAGCCTAAAGCACCTGAAGTTCTTGGTATAATAGTAATTTTTTGAACCGGTGCCGAATGGGTTTGTAAGGCTGCTACTAAGGCATGGCCAACTTCATGGTAGGATACAATTAATTTTTCCTTGTCTGAAAGTATAGCATTTTTCTTTTGATAACCTGCAATAACAACTTCTACAGATTCCTCAATATCCTCTTGTTTAACAATATCCCTTCCATCTCTTACAGCTCTTAAGGCCGCTTCATTTATCATATTGGCAAGTTCTGCACCAGATGCACCAGAGGCCATTCTTGCTATAATACCATAGTCAATTCCAGGCTCTGCGTTAATTTTCTTAGCATGGACTTTTAAAATTTCTTCCCTACCCTTTAAATCCGGTAACTCAACAGGTACTGTTCTGTCAAAACGTCCCGGTCTTGTTAAAGCAGGGTCTAATGCTTCCGGCCTATTTGTAGCCGCTAATAAAATTACTCCGGTATTTTCTTCAAAGCCGTCCATTTCAGCTAATAACTGGTTTAAAGTCTGTTCTCTTTCATCATTTCCACCAATATTTCCATCACGTTTTTTCCCAATTGCATCTATTTCATCTATAAAGACAATACATGGAGCTTTTTCCTTAGCCTGTTTAAATAAATCCCTTACCTTAGAAGCTCCCATACCTACAAACATTTCCACAAATTCAGAACCGGACATAGAGAAAAACGGAACCTTGGATTCACCGGCAACAGCCTTTGCAAGCATGGTTTTACCGGTTCCCGGTGGACCAACTAACAGAACTCCCTTTGGCATATTTGCCCCTACCTTAGAATATTTCTTTGGATTGTGCAAATAGTCCACTATTTCTTCAAGGTTTTCCTTTGCTTCGTCTTGGCCGGCAACATCTTTAAAACTTATTCCCTCTTCTGACGGAACATATACCTTTGCATTGCTTTTCCCAAAGGTTAAAGCATTTCCTCCTCCGGCCTTAGAAGCTATTTTCTTAGCCATATAGGCACCAAATAAATAAAAGATTGCTAAAGGTACTATAAAGGAAAGCAAAAAGGATAATATGGGAGAAGTTGGTTTTACAATTTTAGCAGAATATTTAGCTCCTGCCTTATAAAGCCTATCATTTAAGGTTAGATCATTTATTGTTCC
It encodes:
- the ftsH gene encoding ATP-dependent zinc metalloprotease FtsH encodes the protein MKEVKSPKKSLLFYYIIVLVVVLLLNILIKPLIMEQKVKEVDYGTFMKMTEDRDIKEVELSSNEIVFSDKEGNFYKTGTINDLTLNDRLYKAGAKYSAKIVKPTSPILSFLLSFIVPLAIFYLFGAYMAKKIASKAGGGNALTFGKSNAKVYVPSEEGISFKDVAGQDEAKENLEEIVDYLHNPKKYSKVGANMPKGVLLVGPPGTGKTMLAKAVAGESKVPFFSMSGSEFVEMFVGMGASKVRDLFKQAKEKAPCIVFIDEIDAIGKKRDGNIGGNDEREQTLNQLLAEMDGFEENTGVILLAATNRPEALDPALTRPGRFDRTVPVELPDLKGREEILKVHAKKINAEPGIDYGIIARMASGASGAELANMINEAALRAVRDGRDIVKQEDIEESVEVVIAGYQKKNAILSDKEKLIVSYHEVGHALVAALQTHSAPVQKITIIPRTSGALGYTMQVEETDKNLLSKEELENKITTLVGGRAAEEIVFNTITTGASNDIEQATKLARAMITRFGMSEEFGMVAFETVTNQYLGGDTSLASSPETQKEVDKMVVRLIKEQYEKAKAILMENRQKLDEISKHLYENETISGEEFMKILTAK